A genomic segment from Candidatus Methylomirabilota bacterium encodes:
- a CDS encoding aldolase/citrate lyase family protein, translated as MTAIPNKVRERLAAGQLALGMALRQARTVEIGRVLAACGYDFAFLDMEHNTMGIDTAAQIAVACHDAGVTPLVRVPGYEHYLATRLLDAGAMGIVFPHVDTAEHARELVENCKYPPMGHRSLGGPMAQLGFRPYPRAESTAIVNRETLLVMMLETPAAIDNADAIAAVPGVDVLLIGTNDLTLEMGIPGKYDDPRVLRAYETVIGACTRHGKHPGMGGIYDHPTMEKYVKVGARFVLCGSDLSFVMAGGQARAEFLRGLKVSRHLT; from the coding sequence ATGACGGCGATTCCGAACAAGGTGCGAGAGCGCCTGGCCGCGGGCCAGCTGGCGCTCGGCATGGCGCTGCGGCAGGCGCGCACGGTCGAGATCGGGCGCGTGCTGGCCGCGTGCGGCTACGACTTCGCCTTCCTCGACATGGAGCACAACACGATGGGCATCGACACCGCGGCGCAGATCGCGGTGGCGTGCCACGACGCGGGCGTGACGCCGCTCGTGCGCGTGCCGGGCTACGAGCACTACCTGGCGACGCGCCTCCTCGACGCCGGGGCGATGGGGATCGTCTTCCCGCACGTGGACACGGCCGAGCACGCGCGGGAGCTCGTCGAGAACTGCAAGTACCCGCCGATGGGCCACCGCTCGCTCGGCGGTCCCATGGCGCAGCTCGGGTTCCGCCCCTACCCGCGCGCCGAGTCCACGGCCATCGTCAACCGCGAGACGCTGCTGGTGATGATGCTCGAGACGCCGGCGGCGATCGACAACGCCGACGCGATCGCGGCCGTGCCGGGCGTGGACGTGCTGCTGATCGGCACGAACGACCTGACCCTCGAGATGGGCATCCCCGGCAAGTACGACGACCCCCGGGTGCTGCGCGCCTACGAGACGGTCATCGGCGCCTGCACGCGGCACGGCAAGCACCCGGGGATGGGCGGGATCTACGACCACCCGACCATGGAGAAGTACGTCAAGGTCGGCGCGCGCTTCGTCCTCTGCGGCAGCGACCTCTCCTTCGTCATGGCCGGCGGCCAGGCCCGCGCGGAATTCCTCCGGGGGCTCAAGGTCTCGCGACACTTGACTTAG